AGCCGCATGGCCCGCCGCAGAAGCCATGCACCCAGCGTCAGCTTGAACGCCCAGAAAGCCGCGTATACCGCCAGCCCAGCGGGCGAGAGCATGAAGTCGAAGAATGCGTTCACAGCCCCTGCCCCGGTTTGACGTCGCGCAGTTCCATCGCCTTGGCCGGATCGCGGTACATCTGCGCCAGCACGTCCTGACGCTTCACGTCCTGACGGTGGCGGAGCGTCAGCACGATGGCCCCGATCATCGCCACCAGCAGGATCAGACCGGCGAGCTGGAACAGCAGGAAGTAGCGGTCGTAAAGCAGCATGCCCAGGGCCTGCGTGTTGTGCATCTCCGTGCCGATGGGCGCGGCGCGCTGCGCCTCGGCCATGTCCGACGCGTCCCATGCCCCGAAGGCCATGACCAGCTGCATCAGGATCACCAGCCCGATCAGAAGCGCGAGTGGCATGTATTTGGCCATCTCCGCCTTCAGCTCGGCGAAATCCACGTCCAGCATCATCACCACGAAGAGGAACAGCACCGCGACCGCGCCCACGTAGACGATGACCAGAAGCATGGCCACAAACTCGGCGCCCATCAGGACGAAGAGCCCCGCCGACGACAGGAAGGCGAGGATCAGCCAGAGCACCGAGTGCACCGGGTTGCGGCTGACGACGGTGAACAAACCGCCCGCGATGGCGCCGATCGCAAAGAGGTAGAAGGCAAAGACGGTCATGTTTCGTCGTCCTTTCGGTCTGTCATGACCTCGCGCGCAAGGTCCATGGCCCGGGTCATGGCGGGAATGCCCGCGAACATCGACATCTGCGCGATGGTCTCGGCCACTTCCTCGTCGGTGGCGCCCGCCTCGAGCGCGTGGCGCACCGCCATGCGAAACGGCGTTTCGGCCTGTGCGCCCTGCATCGTCATCCCCGCGATGGTCAAGAGCAGCCGCGTCTTGGCATCCAGCCCGGATGCGGAGATGCCCTTGCCGAACCACATTTCCATCGCGTCCTTGGACATGGTCGGCCAGAGCTTCTCGAAGCCCTTGGGATCGAAGGAGGACAGCGCCGGGTTGAAGGCCTTGGCCATCTCCTGCGCCTGCTGCATCATCAGCTCGAAGGGGGTTTTTGCGTCAGACATCACGGCTCTCCCGACCATGGATTTTGGAAAATCCATGGCAAAAATCTTCGAAGATTTTTGCGTTGCGGCTCATCTGTAAGGCGCGTCCAGTTCGAGGTTGCGGGCAATCTCGGCCTCCCAGCGGTCGCCGTTGGCGAGCAGCTTGGCCTTGTCGTAGAACAGTTCCTCGCGGGTTTCGGTCGAGAACTCGAAGTTCGGCCCCTCGACGATGGCATCGACCGGGCAGGCCTCTTGGC
This region of Ponticoccus alexandrii genomic DNA includes:
- a CDS encoding carboxymuconolactone decarboxylase family protein; amino-acid sequence: MSDAKTPFELMMQQAQEMAKAFNPALSSFDPKGFEKLWPTMSKDAMEMWFGKGISASGLDAKTRLLLTIAGMTMQGAQAETPFRMAVRHALEAGATDEEVAETIAQMSMFAGIPAMTRAMDLAREVMTDRKDDET
- a CDS encoding NADH-quinone oxidoreductase subunit J, whose amino-acid sequence is MTVFAFYLFAIGAIAGGLFTVVSRNPVHSVLWLILAFLSSAGLFVLMGAEFVAMLLVIVYVGAVAVLFLFVVMMLDVDFAELKAEMAKYMPLALLIGLVILMQLVMAFGAWDASDMAEAQRAAPIGTEMHNTQALGMLLYDRYFLLFQLAGLILLVAMIGAIVLTLRHRQDVKRQDVLAQMYRDPAKAMELRDVKPGQGL